Proteins encoded within one genomic window of Desulforegulaceae bacterium:
- a CDS encoding flagellar hook-length control protein FliK encodes MSSPFNTLSGNILKSLSFSNKADFKGSSLVKAVVEKKLSLFEYSFKTDSGNISLFSDKTFSKGDLIKIQASLLKNGQLILSDEKGIPLKFSPSPEFLNSFKADYGIKINIKGSMEKVLSLPKFLVSTEFGNLEVESELFLKNGDILKLDLNEVKNFISSRNAQNLENIKTDFLSKLPSREILKILDKNPEKIIKNFLNSVLKIDSKESLKVIDKIIDNFLNPLNSSGNEIKSSLSYFLGSSFDDFQEDLNNFKGNLLKFQSEKPGLNPEELKDIFEKTDKFLESIQDQKNLNSLRFSDSSKMYFFLPFQGKDSSFGEFLIEQGKKNKKGNNELRALLKLELSNLGLLMADLRLSGKNLKIYFGVESGLSKNIIESGFELFKTNLKKAGFNEISIYCTVVEKQKIKESLIKDFLKTDNENSRLSIIA; translated from the coding sequence ATGTCTTCCCCCTTTAATACTCTTTCAGGAAATATTTTAAAATCTTTGTCTTTTTCCAACAAGGCTGATTTTAAAGGAAGCAGTTTGGTAAAAGCTGTTGTTGAAAAAAAACTATCCTTGTTTGAATACTCATTTAAAACAGATTCTGGGAATATATCTCTTTTTTCAGATAAGACTTTTTCAAAAGGTGATTTGATTAAAATTCAGGCTTCTTTATTGAAAAATGGACAATTGATTTTATCTGACGAAAAAGGAATACCCTTGAAATTTAGCCCTTCACCTGAGTTTTTAAATTCATTTAAGGCTGATTATGGAATAAAGATTAATATCAAAGGTTCAATGGAAAAAGTTTTGTCTTTGCCCAAATTTCTGGTTTCTACTGAGTTTGGAAATCTTGAGGTTGAATCGGAATTGTTTTTAAAGAATGGTGATATTTTAAAACTTGATTTAAATGAAGTGAAAAACTTTATTTCTTCAAGGAATGCTCAGAATTTAGAAAATATTAAAACCGATTTTTTATCAAAACTTCCTTCCAGGGAAATTTTAAAAATTCTTGATAAAAATCCTGAAAAAATTATCAAAAACTTTTTAAATTCTGTTTTAAAGATCGATTCAAAAGAAAGTTTAAAAGTGATTGATAAAATAATTGATAATTTTTTAAATCCTTTAAACAGTTCAGGAAATGAAATCAAAAGCTCTCTAAGTTATTTTCTTGGCTCCTCATTTGATGATTTTCAGGAAGATCTTAATAATTTTAAGGGAAATCTTTTAAAATTTCAATCAGAAAAACCTGGGTTAAACCCTGAAGAATTAAAAGATATTTTTGAAAAAACAGATAAGTTTCTAGAGTCAATTCAGGATCAGAAAAATCTTAATTCATTAAGGTTTTCAGACTCTTCTAAAATGTATTTTTTTCTTCCTTTTCAAGGAAAAGATTCAAGTTTTGGGGAGTTTTTAATTGAACAGGGTAAAAAAAATAAAAAAGGAAATAATGAGTTAAGAGCCTTGTTAAAACTTGAGTTGTCAAACCTTGGCCTTTTAATGGCTGATTTGAGACTTTCAGGTAAAAATTTAAAAATTTATTTTGGAGTTGAATCAGGTTTATCCAAAAATATAATTGAATCCGGATTTGAACTTTTTAAAACCAATCTTAAAAAAGCTGGATTTAATGAAATTTCAATTTATTGCACTGTGGTTGAAAAACAAAAAATCAAGGAATCTTTGATTAAAGATTTCCTTAAAACCGATAATGAAAATTCAAGATTAAGCATAATAGCATGA
- a CDS encoding EscU/YscU/HrcU family type III secretion system export apparatus switch protein, which produces MTISRKIKKAVALKYDKSKGLAPKVKAKGKGVSAEKIIETAKAHNVPIAEDPDLAEVLSKLELEEEIPPDLYKAVAELLAYVYSRNKNL; this is translated from the coding sequence ATGACAATAAGCAGAAAAATAAAAAAAGCTGTTGCTTTAAAATACGACAAATCAAAGGGCTTGGCTCCCAAAGTAAAGGCTAAAGGAAAGGGAGTTTCTGCTGAAAAAATTATTGAAACTGCCAAAGCTCACAATGTTCCTATTGCTGAAGATCCAGATCTTGCCGAAGTGTTGTCAAAGCTTGAACTTGAAGAAGAAATTCCTCCAGATCTTTATAAGGCTGTTGCAGAACTTCTTGCCTATGTTTATTCTCGTAATAAAAACCTTTAA
- a CDS encoding flagellar hook-basal body protein — protein MLLEMTRPVQGGLRQQRKLDVVANHLANADTTGFKKDILSFSDTLHSIITTDLSQGPIRKTENPLDLALKDEGFFKLETAQGPRYTRDGSFTLDNQGFLVNQSGFPVLMGGAPVQIEGEQIYIAQDGMLSVDGEELGQIDIVTFGDKLNLYKDGSNLFLYRGDEEDEILPENISVEQGALELSNVSPVMEMTSMIQVSRTYETVEKMLKTFDEVDGLAVTSVGVVG, from the coding sequence ATGCTTTTGGAAATGACAAGGCCGGTTCAGGGAGGTTTAAGGCAGCAAAGAAAGCTTGATGTGGTAGCAAATCATCTTGCTAATGCAGATACAACAGGATTTAAAAAAGATATTTTGTCTTTTAGCGATACTCTCCATTCAATAATTACCACAGATTTGTCCCAGGGACCTATAAGAAAAACTGAAAATCCCCTTGATCTTGCTTTAAAAGATGAAGGGTTTTTTAAACTGGAAACTGCCCAGGGGCCTAGATACACAAGGGATGGTTCATTTACTCTTGATAATCAAGGTTTTCTTGTAAATCAGAGCGGATTTCCTGTTTTAATGGGGGGAGCTCCAGTTCAGATTGAAGGTGAGCAAATTTATATAGCTCAGGATGGAATGCTTTCTGTTGACGGAGAAGAGCTGGGGCAGATTGATATAGTTACTTTTGGGGACAAGCTTAATCTTTATAAGGATGGAAGTAATCTTTTTTTGTACAGGGGAGATGAGGAAGATGAAATCCTGCCGGAAAATATAAGTGTGGAGCAAGGAGCCCTGGAACTTTCAAATGTTTCTCCTGTGATGGAAATGACATCAATGATTCAGGTTTCAAGAACCTATGAAACCGTTGAAAAAATGCTGAAAACCTTTGATGAGGTTGACGGACTTGCAGTTACAAGTGTTGGAGTGGTTGGATAG
- the flgG gene encoding flagellar basal-body rod protein FlgG, with protein sequence MIRALWTSATGMEAQQMQTDVVANNLANTNTTGFKKSRANFQDLMYQTVLMAGATTPGGGQIPSGIQVGMGAKPSSVQKIFTQGDYKQTGNELDMAIEGRGFFRITRGDEELYSRAGNFTKDSEGFVTTPAGDRLQPEIAIPEETILITVQSNGLLTAHGAGDTVLMQEQIPIYNFVNPSGLFAMGQNLFRETDASGDSIEGIPGEEGFGTLANNYLEMSNVSVVEEMVAMIVGQRAYEANSKSVQTADTMLGIANGLKR encoded by the coding sequence ATGATTAGAGCCTTATGGACATCTGCAACAGGAATGGAAGCTCAGCAGATGCAGACAGATGTGGTTGCAAACAACCTTGCAAACACAAATACAACAGGATTTAAAAAGAGTAGAGCCAATTTTCAGGATCTTATGTATCAGACAGTTTTAATGGCAGGGGCAACAACTCCTGGAGGAGGGCAGATACCCTCAGGAATCCAGGTGGGTATGGGTGCCAAGCCTTCAAGTGTTCAAAAAATATTTACCCAGGGTGACTATAAGCAGACTGGAAATGAGCTTGATATGGCAATAGAGGGAAGGGGATTTTTCAGAATCACCAGGGGAGATGAGGAGCTCTACAGCAGGGCAGGAAACTTTACCAAAGACAGCGAAGGTTTTGTCACAACCCCTGCTGGAGATCGGCTTCAGCCTGAAATTGCAATTCCAGAAGAAACAATTTTAATCACAGTTCAGTCAAACGGATTGTTAACGGCCCATGGTGCTGGAGATACTGTTTTAATGCAGGAACAAATTCCTATTTACAATTTTGTCAACCCTTCAGGTCTTTTTGCAATGGGGCAAAATCTTTTCAGGGAAACCGATGCTTCAGGAGATTCAATTGAAGGGATTCCCGGAGAAGAAGGTTTTGGAACACTTGCAAACAATTATCTTGAAATGTCCAATGTAAGTGTAGTTGAAGAAATGGTTGCAATGATAGTTGGGCAAAGGGCTTATGAAGCAAACTCCAAATCCGTTCAAACAGCAGATACAATGCTTGGGATTGCTAATGGACTCAAGAGGTAG
- the flgA gene encoding flagellar basal body P-ring formation chaperone FlgA, with product MRILFLALCFIFTFNFKAYSMVLTIPEKVSVESGEKIRLDQIAKIDGKSKSIGDIIVHDEISPGKTSFLYKTQIESLLNEFGVFSVDLYMKSRVELKGSFYVLDEDHGAKLIDSHLNKLRPGEKFEIKKLILVGNRKFSSSDFDLSEVSFNSDLIKPGNNRGEIFVFSNGKETRIKFMVSLSKEVEIVCASKNLSRGKSIDFNDLELKTFSLEMEKGDYFLEKRFLLGKQLRKNYKKGEIITSAMIFRPSLINRGDEIQIAAVSDGIVVITRGQALKAGHLGDKIMVKNLKSGKKLIGEIISSTSVKVSF from the coding sequence ATGAGAATACTTTTTCTGGCACTTTGTTTTATTTTTACTTTTAATTTTAAAGCCTATTCCATGGTTTTAACAATTCCGGAAAAAGTGTCAGTTGAAAGCGGTGAAAAAATAAGACTTGATCAGATTGCAAAGATAGACGGCAAATCCAAATCAATTGGAGATATAATTGTTCATGATGAAATAAGTCCCGGGAAAACTTCTTTTTTGTATAAAACCCAGATTGAATCTCTTTTAAATGAATTTGGAGTTTTTTCTGTAGATCTTTATATGAAAAGCCGGGTGGAGCTTAAAGGCAGTTTTTATGTTCTTGATGAAGATCATGGGGCAAAGCTTATTGATTCACATCTTAATAAATTAAGGCCCGGAGAAAAGTTTGAAATAAAAAAGTTAATCCTTGTTGGAAATAGAAAATTTTCTTCATCAGATTTTGATTTGTCAGAAGTTAGTTTTAATTCAGATTTGATAAAACCAGGGAACAACAGGGGGGAAATTTTTGTATTTTCCAATGGAAAAGAAACAAGAATAAAGTTTATGGTATCACTTTCTAAAGAAGTCGAAATAGTTTGTGCCTCAAAAAATCTATCTCGTGGTAAATCTATTGATTTCAACGACTTGGAGTTAAAAACTTTTTCCCTTGAAATGGAAAAAGGGGACTATTTTCTTGAAAAAAGATTTCTTCTGGGAAAACAATTGAGAAAAAATTATAAAAAAGGTGAAATTATAACCTCAGCAATGATATTTCGACCTTCCCTTATAAATAGAGGTGATGAAATTCAAATAGCAGCTGTTTCTGATGGAATTGTTGTTATAACAAGAGGCCAAGCCCTTAAAGCCGGCCATCTTGGAGATAAAATCATGGTAAAAAATCTTAAATCAGGAAAAAAACTCATAGGGGAAATAATTTCTTCAACCAGTGTAAAGGTTTCTTTTTAA
- a CDS encoding flagellar basal body L-ring protein FlgH, with protein sequence MKNILLVLFLVFSGCSLKEVPAVKSDNISETYENIDFGNSMEEGSLWQKGNSGLFADGQAHRRGDIIIVDIVENTNSNTSASTKLEREADISAGIPNALGFMSHLSGMYPRMNTGNLIKADTLNDFEGKGRTGRSSSVQASVGARVVNVLPNGDLVILGRKDVKINNETQIINLSGVVRAEDVSSNNRVESTYLSNAQIEISGKGVIADKQKPGWMARVIDKVWPF encoded by the coding sequence ATGAAAAATATCTTATTAGTTTTGTTTTTAGTTTTTTCGGGATGTTCACTTAAGGAGGTTCCGGCTGTAAAATCAGATAATATTTCGGAAACATACGAAAATATAGATTTTGGAAATTCAATGGAAGAAGGCTCTCTTTGGCAAAAAGGCAATAGCGGTCTTTTTGCAGACGGACAGGCTCATAGAAGAGGCGATATAATCATTGTTGATATTGTTGAAAATACAAATTCCAATACTTCCGCTTCAACCAAGCTTGAAAGGGAAGCAGATATAAGTGCGGGAATTCCAAATGCCTTGGGTTTTATGTCTCATCTTTCAGGGATGTATCCCCGGATGAATACAGGTAACCTTATAAAAGCGGACACTTTAAATGATTTTGAAGGGAAGGGACGTACAGGTAGAAGTTCCAGTGTTCAGGCCTCTGTTGGTGCTAGAGTTGTTAATGTTCTTCCCAATGGAGATCTTGTTATTCTGGGAAGAAAAGATGTTAAAATAAACAATGAAACCCAAATTATAAATCTGTCGGGAGTTGTAAGAGCAGAGGATGTAAGTTCCAATAACAGGGTTGAATCTACCTATCTTTCAAATGCCCAAATAGAAATTTCAGGTAAAGGTGTGATTGCAGACAAGCAAAAGCCCGGCTGGATGGCAAGGGTGATTGATAAAGTATGGCCTTTCTAA
- a CDS encoding flagellar basal body P-ring protein FlgI, with the protein MKKIIVLISLILAFPSMSFGVRLKDIGQFKGIRSNQLVGYGIVVGLDGTGDKAGTVYTAQAMSNMLKRMGINVGKNDVKPKNVAAVMVTADLPPFARIGDRIDVAVASVGDSQSLAGGTLLMTPMKGADSNVYALAQGSLVLGGYSAGDGNVGTVKNHLLVGNISGGAIVEKELNVSLQGKSELMLSLDNPDFTTAVRTAEAINNALGSNQAKAVDSGGIEIMIPQALKNSVPQFIAAIENLEIETDSVAKVVVNEKTGTIVIGQNVKIGKVALTHGSLSISVMEQNIISQPPGFSQGETTVEQNRNVNVDEEERKVMIMEKTTSVEELSRALNALGVTPRDMISIFQALKKAGALHAKLEII; encoded by the coding sequence ATGAAAAAAATCATTGTTTTAATAAGTTTGATTCTTGCCTTTCCTTCAATGTCTTTTGGGGTGAGGCTTAAGGATATTGGGCAGTTTAAAGGGATAAGAAGTAATCAATTGGTGGGATATGGGATTGTTGTTGGTCTTGACGGAACAGGAGACAAGGCTGGAACTGTTTATACAGCCCAGGCAATGTCAAATATGCTTAAAAGAATGGGAATCAATGTAGGGAAAAATGATGTAAAGCCTAAAAACGTTGCAGCAGTTATGGTAACAGCAGATCTTCCTCCTTTTGCAAGAATAGGAGACAGAATAGATGTTGCTGTTGCTTCTGTGGGGGATTCTCAAAGTCTGGCAGGAGGAACTCTTTTAATGACTCCTATGAAAGGGGCGGATTCTAATGTTTATGCCCTTGCCCAGGGTTCTCTTGTGCTGGGGGGATATTCTGCAGGTGACGGGAATGTTGGAACAGTAAAAAACCATCTTCTTGTTGGTAATATTTCAGGCGGAGCAATTGTTGAAAAAGAATTGAATGTAAGCCTTCAAGGGAAATCAGAACTTATGCTTTCTCTTGATAATCCTGACTTTACAACTGCTGTAAGAACAGCTGAGGCAATAAATAATGCCCTTGGTAGTAATCAGGCAAAGGCTGTTGATTCAGGGGGAATAGAAATTATGATTCCCCAAGCCTTAAAAAACAGTGTTCCCCAGTTTATTGCAGCTATAGAAAATCTTGAAATAGAAACAGACAGTGTGGCAAAAGTTGTGGTTAATGAAAAAACCGGAACCATTGTTATTGGGCAAAATGTTAAAATAGGCAAGGTTGCCTTAACCCACGGCAGTTTGAGTATAAGTGTGATGGAACAAAATATAATATCCCAGCCCCCTGGGTTCAGCCAGGGTGAAACTACAGTTGAACAAAATAGAAATGTCAATGTTGATGAAGAAGAAAGAAAAGTAATGATAATGGAAAAAACAACTTCTGTTGAAGAGCTTTCAAGGGCATTAAATGCACTTGGAGTTACTCCAAGGGATATGATCAGTATTTTTCAGGCTCTTAAAAAAGCCGGGGCACTTCATGCAAAGCTGGAAATAATTTAG
- a CDS encoding rod-binding protein, producing the protein MENLGISKLMESKIESNKAKFAGLTNKVGKKENLELKKACEDFEGIMIHQILKAMRKTIPQGGILEKSNGSGIWESVYDEKISFEASAKEKGTGLARFLYKELEKGSNLNFKS; encoded by the coding sequence ATGGAAAACTTAGGAATTTCTAAATTAATGGAATCAAAAATAGAATCTAATAAGGCAAAATTTGCCGGGTTAACCAATAAAGTCGGAAAAAAAGAAAATCTTGAGCTTAAAAAAGCCTGTGAAGACTTTGAAGGAATAATGATTCACCAGATTTTAAAGGCAATGAGAAAAACCATTCCTCAGGGTGGAATCCTTGAAAAGTCAAATGGTTCAGGTATCTGGGAGTCAGTCTATGATGAAAAAATATCTTTTGAAGCCTCAGCTAAGGAGAAAGGCACGGGTCTTGCAAGGTTTCTTTATAAGGAGCTTGAAAAGGGCTCAAATTTGAATTTTAAATCTTAA
- the flgN gene encoding flagellar export chaperone FlgN — MSGIGKHIKKFLDDKKSFYLRLLSVLEEERDILKRSDLDALWKMNDAKNEIAFQIESARQDMIEILIKSGIKNNLSVKEFSLDEFLFLFENEDEYLVFKEAGQEITQIKTKVYNSQSVNRQFVEEYLGILGELVSVIANNGSNRTYSRKNDYPAKSGGLILNQEA, encoded by the coding sequence ATGAGCGGCATTGGTAAACATATTAAAAAGTTTTTGGATGACAAGAAGTCTTTTTACCTCAGGCTTTTATCTGTATTGGAGGAGGAAAGAGATATATTAAAGCGTTCAGATCTTGATGCCCTCTGGAAAATGAATGATGCAAAAAATGAAATAGCATTTCAAATTGAGTCGGCTCGTCAGGATATGATAGAAATTTTAATAAAAAGCGGAATAAAAAATAATCTTTCAGTTAAAGAATTCAGTCTTGATGAATTTCTATTTCTTTTTGAAAATGAAGATGAATATCTTGTTTTCAAGGAGGCTGGCCAAGAAATTACCCAGATAAAAACAAAAGTTTATAATAGCCAGTCAGTGAATCGTCAATTTGTTGAGGAATATCTTGGGATACTTGGGGAACTTGTTTCTGTAATAGCCAATAACGGCTCCAATAGAACTTATTCAAGAAAAAATGACTATCCTGCCAAATCAGGCGGTTTGATTTTAAACCAGGAGGCTTGA
- the flgK gene encoding flagellar hook-associated protein FlgK, which translates to MGGINNTLSIARSAIQIQQYGLNVAGHNIANVNNPGYSRQTIPMETSYSINYGGLIFGTGVTVNDINQVVNKYMETRLTENTSTRASLEESQNYMNVLDSLLNENNESSISSLLSGFFNSWQGLSNNPGGAAERIAVYENGVMLSEELNTLNNSLSDLQTDLTMEIEAGVGKVNQITKEIASINQAILSQETINQTANDLRDKRTSLIRELGEYIDVKTFEQPSGSTVVTTKSGFTLVYDNDTYGLNFTEGKVMWKGSYGNDKDITDRVQSGKLGGWLDMRDETIPKFRSDLEAVTSEMIWQINLVHSQGAGESYFDTELKGEYKADDLLWLSTLDFGERIDYSKDFKIWVENSSVEPAEYEDYEVDMGISTAEISNFRGSVLGTPDNYPPFVYKFTVAESGMVDNLQSPDDPVILWEKYSNEGIRLKSGYSEINAGTINVDSSATPHSPGISFDIGTGSLVAGNTFSINTNKFAQVDSLEMTVDKKGILSQQKYTFKVVQAGDPLTKEISGEVGIDPIKIEWSNGAGKTGSFTLDPLDPYFVPLETEIDGMRFRFNSGTMIKGDLFVVTTDEKGVPTLEDQTDYKWTLKTFAEEFNKNVKGVRAIVTPVNQLSLSPDTAGFEISDLKRSGNIHLPDTRVSIHNHNSLRALQEDIVVTRDSNGHWTMSGITEKQYLNASIVPSTLDVKQTGGAAAATDSIYSFEVTRGGVIGTDEVIINWSNADNGTNGTITLTPSLDVPSSPGVDGMDLDFAAGGRLYEGDKFTMETDAAGNASVNQVPHDKGFGIDLTGNGIKDIDIDFIIPVQGEGSFSFSLTPDQSEFSYAFSDNQSSGPGIMAAAGINTFFTGADIKTMKVNSVLSDVNNIAASTINSVEREVVSSDKKVYSPIVIKEGTNNFISFSEGDSKVLSAKIKPSLSGGAYKNEKELDILAADIEKALEDSSYYGIDYKVTYNKETQVFDITQKRGAVEKEITFHWNLSSMGDILGFDPGDSQIKPPVDIAEGDLSKSDNSNAMNLLQVQDLQLSISQWAYQRGKAAFSEPVKASIEGYYRGMVGGLGVKAASIERGFDFSKTMVERLTQDRDTVSGVSLDEEMISLIKYQHAYTVASKLLSVSDEMLQTLVSMR; encoded by the coding sequence ATGGGCGGAATTAACAATACACTAAGCATTGCAAGAAGTGCAATTCAGATTCAGCAATACGGGCTTAATGTAGCAGGTCACAACATTGCCAATGTAAACAATCCTGGATACAGCCGTCAGACCATTCCAATGGAGACCAGCTATTCTATAAACTACGGCGGTCTTATTTTTGGAACAGGGGTAACTGTTAATGATATAAACCAGGTGGTTAACAAATACATGGAAACCCGCCTGACTGAAAACACTTCAACCAGGGCATCCCTTGAGGAAAGTCAGAACTATATGAATGTTCTTGATTCTTTGTTGAATGAAAACAATGAAAGTTCAATAAGTTCGCTTTTGTCAGGTTTTTTTAATTCATGGCAGGGTCTTTCAAATAATCCAGGAGGAGCAGCAGAACGAATTGCTGTTTATGAAAACGGGGTGATGCTTTCAGAAGAATTGAATACTTTAAACAACTCTCTTTCAGACCTTCAAACAGACCTTACAATGGAAATTGAGGCTGGAGTTGGAAAAGTTAATCAAATTACAAAAGAAATTGCTTCAATAAACCAGGCAATTCTTTCACAGGAAACAATAAATCAGACTGCTAATGATTTAAGAGATAAAAGAACTTCTCTTATACGTGAGCTTGGGGAGTATATAGACGTAAAAACTTTTGAGCAGCCTTCAGGCTCTACTGTAGTGACAACTAAAAGCGGGTTTACCCTTGTTTATGATAATGACACCTATGGTCTTAATTTTACTGAAGGCAAGGTTATGTGGAAAGGTTCATACGGTAATGACAAAGATATAACAGACAGGGTTCAATCAGGAAAGCTTGGCGGCTGGCTTGATATGCGAGATGAAACAATCCCTAAATTCAGATCTGATCTTGAAGCAGTTACAAGCGAAATGATCTGGCAGATAAATCTTGTTCATAGTCAGGGAGCAGGTGAAAGTTATTTTGACACAGAGCTTAAAGGAGAATACAAGGCTGATGATTTGTTATGGCTTTCAACTCTTGATTTCGGAGAAAGGATTGATTATTCAAAGGATTTTAAAATCTGGGTTGAAAATTCTTCAGTAGAACCTGCTGAATATGAAGATTATGAAGTTGATATGGGGATTTCCACAGCCGAAATTTCAAATTTCAGGGGAAGTGTTTTAGGAACACCTGACAATTATCCTCCTTTTGTTTATAAGTTTACAGTCGCTGAATCTGGAATGGTGGACAATCTTCAATCACCAGATGATCCTGTTATTTTGTGGGAAAAATATTCCAATGAAGGAATCAGGCTTAAAAGCGGGTATTCTGAAATTAATGCCGGAACTATAAATGTTGATTCATCAGCCACTCCTCATTCACCGGGTATCTCATTTGATATAGGAACCGGTTCTCTTGTTGCAGGAAATACTTTTAGTATAAATACAAATAAATTTGCCCAGGTAGATTCCCTTGAAATGACGGTTGATAAAAAAGGAATTTTAAGCCAGCAAAAGTACACTTTCAAAGTTGTTCAGGCAGGAGATCCTTTAACAAAAGAGATTTCAGGAGAAGTAGGTATAGATCCCATAAAAATTGAATGGTCAAATGGGGCTGGAAAAACAGGAAGTTTTACCCTGGATCCTCTTGATCCATATTTTGTACCTCTTGAAACCGAAATAGATGGAATGAGGTTTCGCTTTAATTCAGGAACAATGATTAAAGGGGATTTATTTGTTGTAACTACCGATGAAAAAGGTGTTCCAACTCTTGAAGATCAAACCGATTATAAGTGGACTTTAAAAACCTTTGCAGAGGAATTCAATAAGAATGTAAAGGGGGTAAGAGCAATTGTTACTCCTGTAAATCAGCTTTCTCTTTCTCCAGACACAGCTGGTTTTGAAATTTCTGACTTAAAACGAAGTGGGAATATTCACCTTCCAGATACAAGGGTAAGTATTCACAATCATAACTCCCTTAGGGCTTTACAGGAAGATATTGTTGTTACAAGGGATTCAAACGGCCATTGGACAATGTCTGGAATAACTGAAAAACAATATTTGAATGCATCTATTGTTCCGTCTACCCTTGATGTTAAACAAACAGGGGGCGCAGCAGCTGCAACTGACTCAATATATAGTTTTGAAGTTACCCGGGGAGGCGTTATTGGAACAGACGAAGTTATAATAAACTGGTCAAATGCGGATAACGGAACAAATGGTACAATTACCCTGACACCTTCTTTAGATGTTCCTTCTTCACCCGGAGTTGATGGTATGGATCTTGATTTTGCAGCAGGCGGACGTTTGTATGAGGGCGATAAGTTTACCATGGAAACCGATGCTGCAGGTAATGCATCAGTCAATCAGGTTCCCCATGACAAAGGTTTTGGAATAGATCTTACAGGAAATGGAATAAAGGACATTGACATAGACTTTATAATTCCTGTTCAGGGGGAAGGTAGTTTTTCCTTTAGTCTTACTCCAGATCAATCTGAATTTAGTTATGCTTTTTCAGATAATCAGTCTTCCGGGCCGGGAATTATGGCTGCAGCAGGTATAAATACTTTTTTTACAGGTGCAGACATAAAAACAATGAAGGTAAATTCTGTTTTATCCGATGTTAACAATATTGCCGCCTCAACTATTAACTCAGTTGAAAGGGAAGTTGTGTCTTCAGATAAAAAAGTTTATTCTCCTATTGTAATAAAAGAAGGAACAAATAACTTTATCAGCTTTTCAGAGGGTGACAGCAAAGTTCTTTCAGCCAAAATAAAGCCGTCTTTATCAGGCGGTGCTTATAAAAATGAAAAAGAACTTGATATTCTTGCCGCAGATATTGAAAAGGCCCTTGAAGATTCAAGTTATTATGGAATTGATTATAAAGTAACTTACAATAAAGAAACCCAGGTTTTTGATATAACCCAGAAAAGAGGGGCAGTTGAAAAGGAAATAACTTTTCATTGGAACCTAAGTTCCATGGGCGATATCCTTGGTTTTGATCCCGGAGATTCCCAGATCAAACCTCCTGTGGATATTGCAGAAGGGGATTTGTCAAAAAGTGACAACTCAAATGCAATGAATCTTCTTCAGGTTCAAGATCTTCAGCTTTCAATTTCACAATGGGCATATCAAAGAGGGAAAGCTGCTTTTTCAGAGCCTGTAAAGGCCTCAATAGAAGGTTATTACAGGGGAATGGTAGGCGGGCTTGGTGTAAAGGCTGCAAGCATAGAAAGAGGTTTTGATTTTTCAAAGACAATGGTGGAAAGGCTTACCCAGGACAGAGATACTGTTTCAGGAGTTTCTCTTGATGAAGAAATGATTAGTCTTATTAAATATCAGCATGCATATACAGTTGCATCAAAGCTTTTATCGGTATCCGATGAAATGCTTCAGACCCTTGTTAGCATGAGATAA